ATTCCGAAAATCCGCGTGGGGAAAAAGACGTTTATGAACCCGATCCGTTGAATACACTGCCAATCGCAACCGCCGCCCTTCCACTAACGGCGAACTTTCCATTTGCCGGTGGACAACACGAAAACGTTGATAGGCGCGGGCTACCTCTCGGTACACACGATATATTTGTTTATGTGGACCCAAACTTTGGTGAAACAGATCAATCCGGTAAGGTTCTCGAAAACGAGGAGGACGACAATATTGCCTACCGACAAATCTCTGTTGACATGGGTGTGATAGGCGGAACCTCTTCAAATCAGATTGCCAGTTTGGATCGGAACTGCGTTGTTACTGCGCCACCGGGTGTACTTCAAAATCCAACTGTGCTTAGGGTTGCTACGCTACCAGCAGGCAGTGGTCAGCAGTCAGCAAGACAACAGACTTCGCTGACCGATGATCGCTATTCTGTCAAGCCTGTCCCACTACCTGGGAACGCTTACGGTTATGAATTGGCTATCGGAAGTCAGCAGTCAGTCGTAAACGTTTTTAATTCCGCAGGTGAGTTACCAACAGCTGACAGCCAACAGCCGACAGCCATTTCTCTGACTTCTCCAATAGCGATTGACTTCAGTTTTGATCTTGGCGCACTCGGGACGCAGCTCGCTAAAGAATTGTTAGGAAGTGCGGAGGAGGTTACTGACGTATCGGATACAGCCGCCACAATTGGCACTGCAGTTGAGTCCCGGGCACGCGAGATAGGTATTTATCAGTGGAGTTCGACGCTCAGCAACTGGATCCGGCTTCCCTCTCAATTATTGACTGGCACTGCGGGAACGTTGCAGCGGCGGATACAGACTACCGACATAAGTGCAAAAAATATTGGCGAAGGTGAACTCCGGGACATTCGCATCCATCCAGACGGCGCGCCAACTGGAAAATACGTCCTGCTTTTCACAGGTCCGCAAACCTATCGACTCCTCCGCGCACCCTTCACAGAAGAAGCGCAGACGCTTGAAGAATTAGAAGTTGTTGCACCGAGAGAACAACTTGCAGGCTTTAGTACAGACTTCCCCAATTTTAGACATGGATTTGATGTTAATGTTGAAATTGATCCCGAAGAACCTTTCAGGTTCGGCGATGTTTGGACATTTAACATCACTGCTCTTGAACAACCCTTTGATACTGACCCGGACACCTCTCCACAACAAGAGCTGCGTTGGTATGCATCGGGATTCGGAGATGTCAACCGAGGCACCGGAATTGTTAGTTCCATTGAACTCCCACCGGATACCGCTATGCCAGAAGATCGGTGGATTATCCTTTTCCTCACTGACACAGAATTTCAAATTGAGGGAGAGAAAACGGGTATCCTACGGTCTCAATCCGGTGAAAATGCCCCACGCCGCGGGACAGTCGGGCAGCCGTTTTTCTACGCGCCTTACGGTTTACATTTCCAGATTACACAAAGCACGCGTTCTTTCAAACCGGGGGACAGGTTTCGGTTTGAAACCCGACCTGTAGGGACCATTAGAGCCACGACGGATCGGCTCGGAAGTGTCACACTTTTATACACTGACGATGCTGTACCACCGGACATACAGTTGACTATTGGGAATCAGCAACATTTTGTGCCAGGAGATGCGACGGACGCTGAACCGCTCATCGGAGCGACCCTAACGGATCCAAGTGGCATCGACTATCTCACCCGTTCATTTTTGTTGGAGCTTGGCAGCGGGCTCTCGTATGAACCGATCAATCCCGAAGCCTATCAGTTAACCTACCATCCCGGCTCGAATCAGCTTGTTTTAACATATCTGTCTCCTGAACTCGAACCGCGGGAGTATGAGATTCGACTCACAGCCAGCGATGTACACGGAAACACTGACACAGAGAGCATTACATTCCGAGTTCACGATACTTTGCAGTTGCTATCGTTTCTGAACTATCCGAATCCGTTCCCGCGTAAAACGACGCTTACCTGCGAACTAACAGCACCTGCTGACTCGTTTGTTGTGAAAATCTACACACTGAGCGGACGACTTATCCGTGAACTTTCGATACCGGCGACCCCTGGGTTCCTTATGGTGGAGTGGGATGGTAGGGATGCTGATGGTATTGAGGTAGCGAACGGCGTTTACTACGCAAAACTCCAAATTAAGCGAGAGGGTGAAAAAGACATCACCGAAATACTTAAAATGATGAAACTTCGTTGAGAATAGTTGTCAGTTAAGAGTCTATATGAAACATTGTAAGAAAAGTATCTTCTACTATATTACGTCTGTAATTATGTTCTGCATCGGACTTGCATCCGCAGACGCGAAATACACGGCTGACTTCTTGACGCTGGGTGTCGGTGCCCGAGTTCTTGGAATGGGGGGTGCAGGCACTGCACTGAGTGCTGACGCTTACGCCCCGTACTGGAATTCTGCTGGACTTGGACAACTTACCCGATACGAGGTCAGTTTCATGCATTCCACACTCAACGGGGAAGATGCCTACGATTTCGTCAGTTACATACACCCTCTTAAAAACCGAGGCGCAATCGGTGTGAGCTGGCTGCGCGTCGGTGTTGACGACATTCTGATCACTGGTTTGCCAGTTGCCAGCCGTCCTATCGGAGCGACGAACCGACCTGAAGTTATAGGCACTTTCAACAATACGGATAACGCTTTCCTTTTTGCCTCGGGATGGCGACTTCCGTCTCTCTACGGTATGAATCTTCGGGTCGGCGGCACGCTCAAACTGCTCTACATGAGCGGCTATCGGAGCACGAACGCCATTGGTGGTGGTGCGGACATCGGTTTCATTGCGACGACAAACCCAGAAAAGCCGCATCAACTGACGCTTGGTCTACAAGCGAGCGATGCCTTTCAGACGAAGCTTTATTGGAACACACCGCCGCCGTCAGCAGATCAGACCTCCCATACTGAAACGATACCGCCCCATCTCAAAATTGGCATTGCAACAACACATAGGCTTAGCGTTTTCCGAAGTGTGCTGATTCTTGCCTTAGATACCTACATCAAAGACGGTGTTGAACTGCACGCAGGTGCGGAATGGACGCTATTTGACCTGCTCGCCTTACGGATTGGGCTTGCGGAACGAAGTGGCAGCCTTGAGAGTGTCCGCCAATTGACAGCAGGTGCAGGATTGAACCTCCGATTCGTCACAGGTGCAGGGGCAGGATTGGACTATGCGTTTGCGAACCATCCCGCATTAGGCGGTAGCCATCGTATGTCTCTTCGGATACGGTTTTAGGTGAGGCGAAGGAAAAAGTTATGTTTAAGTATTTTCTATCTACTTTCGTTTTGAGTGTTGTAATGATCTGTAATGTTTATGCACATGGCGGTGGACTTGACGCCGAGGGTTGACATAACGACAACATTAATGGCGGTCGCCATTGCCATAAAAACGTCAATCCTGATCTGGTTGAAGATAATCTGGTTGACGATAATCCGGTTGAAGATAATCCCGTTGAAAATAATCCCGCTGAAGATAATCCCGTTGAAGATAATCCCGTTGAAAATAATCCCGTTGAAAATAATCCCGCTGAAGATAATCCCGTTGAAGATAATCCCGTTGAAAATAATCCCGCTGAAGATAATTCACAACCTGTAGTTCCTCAATTAGATCTACGCTCATATTTATGTCACAAGGTTAAAGTTATTGATGTTTATGATGGAGATACAATCACCATAGATATAAACAAAAGACATGTTAGAATTAGACTGGCAGGAATAGATGCTCCCGAATTAAACGCCAAAATGGAAAGAGAAAGAAACGCGGCGATAGAAGGCCGGGATCATTTAGAAAGGCTTATATTGGACAAAGAGGTTATCGTGTTGTTTGAAGAAAGTGATACGACACTTGATGGTATACATCGCGGTAATTTTGGGCGGCCAATCGCTTACATATTTATATTGGACAATGAAGCACTGCCAAAGGTGAAAACTTTTGTTAATCGAAATATGATAGATAACGGCAAAGCGATAAGGTCTAAATACAAGATAGATTTTCCTGTGCTATTTACCAAAGATTTTGATTTGTCCGATATACCCGTAAGTGTTTGGCTGAGTGTAAATGCAACAAAGCGAGCAACGACAACTTGGGCAGAATTAAAAAGGTGATAGACCTCGCCTTACAGGATATTGTGAAATCCAATTTAAATGTGAGTTTGAAAATAAACTTGTAGGTCGGGTAGAGCGGTAAATACACACGAAAAACCTTATCATTTGGACAAATATGTTGTTTTTCAAGGCGTTTTCTACCTAAATAGTGGTAGCGAAACCCGACATCCTACCTTTATCAAACTCGCGTAATTTAACCAATCCCAAAACTACTTATTTCGTAAAAAAAATGACTTTTTCTGCAAGGTTTGCTATACTTTCACATTAAGTTGTCAAAAGACGCATTTCGCAATTGCTGCGAATGTATCAATTACCCCACACTTTAGTTTGAATTTTTTTGAACGGATTCCTAAATCGGAAAGGGAGAATGAATGTATAAGAGACTTTTTTGTTTGATATGTGCTTTTGTAGTGTTAACCCTCACATCAACGCAGTACGCAATAGCTGATTATCGTATTACAAACGGCAGCGCGACAGAACCGGCATTTGTGGTATACTCCAGATGGTTACCTGCCAATGGAAATTGGCCAGAAGGCTGGCGGACAAATGGGTATTATCGGATTGAACCCGGTGGCACTCGAAACTTGTCTATCCCACAAGGGAATGCATGGGTGTATATCTATGTGCAGCGTGGTGGCAGCGAGATTAAACCAACTGACCACGCGACAAGAGACAGCGCACCGTTTTGGATACATCCCTCTGAAGCATTTACAGTCGTGGAAACGACCGAGGGGGATTTCCTGAAAAGCAATCGCGGTAGATGGAGTTTAGAGACAGCGACTTTGTATGAATACCGGAACGGCGGCTCACACACCATTCCTGATGAACCGCGTCTCCCAGACCTGACTGCACGACAAATCTACAATCAGGCAATGAATTCTGTAGTGTGGATTTATAATGTGTATGAAGAAGCAGAAGGTAGTGGTGTATTAATTGATCGAGAACGGAAACTCGTCGTTACCAACCAACATGTTACAAACCTATCTAATTGGGTCTTTGTCTATTCCCCAGTGCCAGATCCGAATAGCGAGAATGGAGAATTGATTGGTGATAGAGACTACTATGTAGAGAATTATGAAGCACTTGAGAGGACTGGTTATGCCACATGGGGAAGAGTGATTGCTGAAAATGCAAACAGAGATTTGGCGATACTTCAACTTCATTCACTCCCCGGGATAGCGCGCCAAATTAATCACAATTTGGGCGCGGATCTCTCTCGGAAAGTGAGAAGGAAAGATCCCGTTCATATCCTCGGAAACCCAGGGAAACTTGATCTATGGCGTTGGACGTTAGGACTTTTCCAATCAGACACTGGAGACTGGTTGCACATCGATGCGGATATATTTGGTGGCAACAGCGGGGGGCCTGTGCTAAACGAGCAGGGTAAGTTAATCGGGATTGTCGCAAGATCGGACGAGCGTACCACAGCCTCTGCAGTTCCAGTAAGATATGTCAAAGTTTTGTTGGATACAGTGGGTCCAAAACATACATTCAGGATTATAAACGACGCAGGGCTTACTGTCCCTTACCAAATCAAGTGGTCGAGTAACCACAATTGGGAGCAACAATCTCTTAATCAAGGAGCGAGTTTGTATTATTGGTGGAATGGTGAAACCGTAGCTTCGGGTTATCCTAAAATCCGTTTTGATGAGATCGTTAATGATGGCCGGTTTACTGAGCGTATCTATAGGTTGGATACCTTCCTACGGTACTTTGGGAATAACTACAAGAATCACGTTTCTGTTGATGATGCCTATACCTACACATTTTCTTACAACCAATGGACGAGAAAAATCAATCTTTCTCGTGATACACTCGCAGCCCCATCCTTAGTCAAAGCGATTCCAAAGGAAACAGTCTTGCTAACCAACTATCCCAACCCGTTCAATCCCGAAACTTGGATACCCTATCAACTTGCCAAACCTGCCGAGGTGACGGTCACCATCTATGCAGCAGATGGGAAGTTAGTTCGGAGGCTGGCGTTAGGACATCAACCTGCAGGCGTGTATCAGAGCAAAAGCCGTGCGGCGTATTGGGATGGCAAAAATGATGTCGGGGAGTCTGTGGCGAGTGGTTTGTATTTCTATACTCTGAAAGCAGGTGAATTTACTGCCACGCGGAAGATGCTGATAAGGAAATAGTGGTCAGCGGTCAGCAGTCAGGGCGCTACGCTTTCAGCATTGCTCCGCAAGCCCACGCGCGACTTGCGTAAAAGTCAGGGATATAGGAAATCAGTGGCATTTCCGCACAAAAACGTGTATAATACCCGTATATGGCAGACTTCAATGAAATCCTTGCTTTTTTCATGGACTCCCTCGGACAGTTCGCAGATAGAAGTGCGAAATGGCTGTTATCAAACCGAGAGAACCTTCGTGGGCTCCTGCAAATTATCGGTAAAGACCTTGTTGAGTCGCTTGACTTCAGCAGAATGCGGCGCGTCAATACGACCTTTATCGCCGATAACCTGCGCGAACAAGAGTCGGATCTGGTCTTTCTCTTACCCTTCCGAGATACTGATGAAACAGAGGTGATGATCTATATCCTCATTGAACATCAGTCCACGGTAGACCCGGTGATGGGTTTTCGGATGTTATCGTATATGTACCACATCTGGGATGACCAACGGCAGCAGTGGGTCGCTGAGGGTGTCCCGAAGAGCCAATGGCGGTTTCGTCCGATCATCCCTGTTGTATTTTATACAGGCAAAGCAGAATGGCACTCCGTGATTTCAATGGAGGCGTTGATGGATGTGCCGGAGCCCTTGCGTCGATTTGTTCCGAGGTTTGAGACGTTGTTTCTGGGTATCCAAGGTGAACCTGATGCGAACTTACTGCAGGCTGAGGGACCGTTTGGGTGGCTGCTGACGGTTCTCAAACGTGCGGACACGCCGGATCGTTCTGTGTTTGTATCGGTGTTAGAGACGTTAGGGGATCATCTGGGGGGTCTGACGGAGTCGGAGCGTGCTGCGTGGGTGCAAGCGGTCTACTATCTTCACTTACTGGTTTTCTACAAGCGTTCTGTTGGGGAGCGTGCGGATTTAGATCGGGTCGTTGCTGAACACCAAAGGACGTTGACCCTTTCTCAAGCGGAGGTAACTCTCATGCAAACGATGGCTGAACACTATTTGCAACAAGGCATAGAACAAGGTATAGAACAAGGTATAGAACAAGGTATTGAAGAAGGTATTGAACAAGGGGCGCGTCGGACGAGTATCGAAAGCACACTTGCTATCCTCAACACTCGCTTCCCAGATGCTGACGTTCAGACCCTCACGCCTGCACTCGAAGCCATTGCGGACCTCAACCGACTTAAGCAACTCAATATCGAGGCATCTGTCGTAGGCTCCTTTCACGCTTTCCAAGAACAGATAGATGCATAAGCCGAAAGAAAAGCGAACTATCAGTTTTGCGGTTCATGAGGTCAATTGTGCCCACGGATAAAGATGGCTCCAATCTTGGCTGAAGATGACGCGAACAGGTTGATACACTGCTGTCTGTAGCCGTAGAGAAACAGCATACACCAATGCCCTGTGATTTCCATCTTCAAGGTAAAACTTGATTTTCGGAGCATGCGCCGGTTTCTCATAAGCAGCCAAGGGTCTAATCAACAATTCGCCCATCAAGCGCGGGTCAAATCTCGCGCTGATAATAAAGCAGCCGTCGAACCACGGTTCATCATGAGAAAGACGCTTAAAGACTTGGAGCGGATGCTGATACGGATATGCCTTCAAAATCCTGTCTACGACATCTTTAAGCGTGCGGGACTCTCCTTTAGGCGTTAGCGTGTCTACTAAGTTCTTATTACCCGCCCATACATTATCGTTCGCTTCCATGAAAACGAGGTCGTTGAAGTCTGTTTCACTCAGCGTGAAGGTCTGATACACCGCGGTGTCGATCTGCTGACGGGTTGCTTCATATTCAGAGGGTGATGCGGATAACCGATTCGCATCCTCTAACAGCAATTCTTTCACGTTTATCTCCGATTATTATAAATCACGGACACACAAATTTCCCAAGAATTTTCCGAACAGATGCCCCAGTCGCAGAAGGCAAATTTCCAACTTGCCCGTGGAGTGTCTCATTTGCCAGAATTGCAAACGCAATCGCTTCCTTGGCATCCGACGAGATACCTGAGTTATCTACGGGTTCAACTGCTGTCCCGGCTAAGAGTTCACGGAGTCTCCGCATAATCGTTCGATTGTGGACACCGCCACCGCTTACGTAAAGCACGTCTATCGGGTGCTGTTCCACTACAAACTGCTGAATGTAGTTTGTAATCGTCCGAACCGTCAATTCGGTGAGGGTCGCAATCGTGTCGTTGTCAGCAAGCCGGTGCGAACGACACGCTTCCAGACATTCCATTGCAAAGGTATTCCCAAACAGCTCGCGTCCCGTCGTCTTTGGGGGTTGCAGTTGAAAAAAGGGATGCTTTAACCATTCATTCACAAGCCATTGATAAGGTGTGCCTTGTGCAGCGCGCATACCTGATGTATCATAGCGTTCTCTTCCTTCCGTCATCTCTCTCACGACTGCATCGATACACATATTCCCAGGACCCGTATCCGAAGCCGATACACCGTCGGCCGAACAGTCCGCTGGGAGCACTGTGAGATTCGCAATCCCTCCGATGTTCAAAAGCCCCACCGTTTTAACGGAATCACGGAACAATAAGTAGTCTGGATAGGAGACCAACGGTGCCCCTTGTCCACCTGCTGCCATATCTGCTACCCGAAAATCAGCAATCGTCGGGATGCCGGTTTCGTGCGCGATGACCGCAGGTTCGCCAATTTGCAACGTTGATGGATAATGAGAAGCATTTGGATCTCTGGGGAGATGGTGAATCGTTTGACCGTGTGAGCCGATAAGGGCAATGTCGTTAGCGGACATGCCGCTTTTTTGTAGGATGTGTTTCGCAGCCTCCGCGAAGAGATGCCCGATATAGAAATTCATCTCACAGATGTCGTCAACGCGCCCAGTATCGGGATGGCAGAGGGCAAGGATGCGTTGCGGCACCCCGACTGGAAAGGGAAAAGTCTCAAACGCGATTAGATTGACTGTGGTTTCCAATCCGTGTCCACTAATTTCGACGATGGCTGCATCAATGCCGTCAACTGAAGTCCCGGACATCAAGCCGATAATGTACTTTTTATCTATTTCAAGGAGTTTGAAAAATTCTTTCATGGTGAGATGGTATGTTATCAGAGTTCTAATCCTTTTTCAAGTATAAAAACTTTGACCCAGATCCATTCAATTGTCGGTTTTTCGATCCGTTTTTGAAACCTCCAGGCCCGGTAGGCACGGTTTCCTAACCGTGCCGGTTTTAAGCTTGCGTTTCTGAGGCGGATAGTGTATACTCATAGGTGGCAACTCTAAAACCCAAACGTGTTTTTTCAAACAATAACTACAAGGAGGAGACAGATGGCAAGGTATGAAGAAAATCGTGGGGATCTGGGTTCTGCCCCGACTCAAGACAGCCAACTGTATCCCGAAACGGATGGCAAACCTATGGCAGCAAGTGATGAGCATAGACGTGTACTGATGAATCTGCTGCGTCTGCTTGAAGCGTTTTTTGCTCAGACCCCAGATACTTACGTCTCTGGAGATATATTGATGTATTATCTTGAGGGGGACCCTCGGAAAGTCGTGTCCCCTGATGTTCTGGTTACTTTCGGCGTTG
This is a stretch of genomic DNA from Candidatus Poribacteria bacterium. It encodes these proteins:
- a CDS encoding PorV/PorQ family protein → MKHCKKSIFYYITSVIMFCIGLASADAKYTADFLTLGVGARVLGMGGAGTALSADAYAPYWNSAGLGQLTRYEVSFMHSTLNGEDAYDFVSYIHPLKNRGAIGVSWLRVGVDDILITGLPVASRPIGATNRPEVIGTFNNTDNAFLFASGWRLPSLYGMNLRVGGTLKLLYMSGYRSTNAIGGGADIGFIATTNPEKPHQLTLGLQASDAFQTKLYWNTPPPSADQTSHTETIPPHLKIGIATTHRLSVFRSVLILALDTYIKDGVELHAGAEWTLFDLLALRIGLAERSGSLESVRQLTAGAGLNLRFVTGAGAGLDYAFANHPALGGSHRMSLRIRF
- a CDS encoding thermonuclease family protein, encoding MAGIDAPELNAKMERERNAAIEGRDHLERLILDKEVIVLFEESDTTLDGIHRGNFGRPIAYIFILDNEALPKVKTFVNRNMIDNGKAIRSKYKIDFPVLFTKDFDLSDIPVSVWLSVNATKRATTTWAELKR
- a CDS encoding trypsin-like peptidase domain-containing protein, with translation MYKRLFCLICAFVVLTLTSTQYAIADYRITNGSATEPAFVVYSRWLPANGNWPEGWRTNGYYRIEPGGTRNLSIPQGNAWVYIYVQRGGSEIKPTDHATRDSAPFWIHPSEAFTVVETTEGDFLKSNRGRWSLETATLYEYRNGGSHTIPDEPRLPDLTARQIYNQAMNSVVWIYNVYEEAEGSGVLIDRERKLVVTNQHVTNLSNWVFVYSPVPDPNSENGELIGDRDYYVENYEALERTGYATWGRVIAENANRDLAILQLHSLPGIARQINHNLGADLSRKVRRKDPVHILGNPGKLDLWRWTLGLFQSDTGDWLHIDADIFGGNSGGPVLNEQGKLIGIVARSDERTTASAVPVRYVKVLLDTVGPKHTFRIINDAGLTVPYQIKWSSNHNWEQQSLNQGASLYYWWNGETVASGYPKIRFDEIVNDGRFTERIYRLDTFLRYFGNNYKNHVSVDDAYTYTFSYNQWTRKINLSRDTLAAPSLVKAIPKETVLLTNYPNPFNPETWIPYQLAKPAEVTVTIYAADGKLVRRLALGHQPAGVYQSKSRAAYWDGKNDVGESVASGLYFYTLKAGEFTATRKMLIRK
- a CDS encoding Rpn family recombination-promoting nuclease/putative transposase, with protein sequence MADFNEILAFFMDSLGQFADRSAKWLLSNRENLRGLLQIIGKDLVESLDFSRMRRVNTTFIADNLREQESDLVFLLPFRDTDETEVMIYILIEHQSTVDPVMGFRMLSYMYHIWDDQRQQWVAEGVPKSQWRFRPIIPVVFYTGKAEWHSVISMEALMDVPEPLRRFVPRFETLFLGIQGEPDANLLQAEGPFGWLLTVLKRADTPDRSVFVSVLETLGDHLGGLTESERAAWVQAVYYLHLLVFYKRSVGERADLDRVVAEHQRTLTLSQAEVTLMQTMAEHYLQQGIEQGIEQGIEQGIEEGIEQGARRTSIESTLAILNTRFPDADVQTLTPALEAIADLNRLKQLNIEASVVGSFHAFQEQIDA
- a CDS encoding anhydro-N-acetylmuramic acid kinase; this encodes MKEFFKLLEIDKKYIIGLMSGTSVDGIDAAIVEISGHGLETTVNLIAFETFPFPVGVPQRILALCHPDTGRVDDICEMNFYIGHLFAEAAKHILQKSGMSANDIALIGSHGQTIHHLPRDPNASHYPSTLQIGEPAVIAHETGIPTIADFRVADMAAGGQGAPLVSYPDYLLFRDSVKTVGLLNIGGIANLTVLPADCSADGVSASDTGPGNMCIDAVVREMTEGRERYDTSGMRAAQGTPYQWLVNEWLKHPFFQLQPPKTTGRELFGNTFAMECLEACRSHRLADNDTIATLTELTVRTITNYIQQFVVEQHPIDVLYVSGGGVHNRTIMRRLRELLAGTAVEPVDNSGISSDAKEAIAFAILANETLHGQVGNLPSATGASVRKILGKFVCP